A window of the Miscanthus floridulus cultivar M001 chromosome 14, ASM1932011v1, whole genome shotgun sequence genome harbors these coding sequences:
- the LOC136505864 gene encoding probable serine/threonine-protein kinase WNK9, with translation MDAVEADEPQTERPDEEEEEGFVEKDPTGRFIRYDEIIGSGAVKIVYRAFDKLEGVEVAWSQSRINDSVMVCSLKTDQLNTEIQLLRTFRHKNIVKLFASWIDEDKGIVNIITEYFTSGSLRQYRTKHKKVDMKAVRRWAIQILTGLEYLHSQNPAIVHRDLKCDNIFINGNHGKVKIGDFGLATFMQQRKTQSIKGTLEFMAPELYTGNYNELVDIYAFGMCMLELVTCEYPYSECQGIGHIFKNVSQGKKPAALYKVKDVEVRSFIENCLAPVDERLSASELLKSSFLQKDNSPVSVSLVEIENVTRDGDQCDSFVFQKGEFLLRGNMEVTNPVNLLLRFPDPHGGFSVGEFPLDVAKDTGLSVATEMAEQVQLPQGSIEIIAELIGAFLLVLIRYWKSCVTTP, from the exons ATGGATGCCGTGGAGGCGGACGAGCCGCAAACAGAGCGTCCggacgaggaggaagaagaaggcttcgTCGAGAAGGACCCTACCGGACGATTCATCCGT TACGATGAGATCATAGGATCAGGTGCCGTCAAGATTGT CTACAGAGCCTTCGACAAGCTGGAGGGTGTTGAGGTTGCATGGAGCCAGTCAAGGATCAATGACTCTGTCATGGTTTGCTCACTAAAGACGGACCAGCTGAACACGGAGATCCAACTGCTGAGGACCTTCAGGCACAAGAACATTGTCAAGTTGTTTGCCTCTTGGATCGACGAGGACAAGGGGATTGTAAATATCATCACAGAGTACTTCACATCAGGCAGCTTGAGACA GTATCGCACAAAGCACAAGAAAGTCGATATGAAGGCTGTGAGACGATGGGCGATACAGATACTGACCGGGCTAGAATATTTACACAGTCAGAATCCAGCCATCGTTCATAGGGACTTAAAGTGTGATAACATATTCATAAATGGAAATCATGGAAAAGTGAAGATTGGTGACTTTGGTTTGGCGACATTCATGCAACAACGGAAAACACAAAGTATAAAAG GGACATTGGAATTTATGGCACCAGAACTCTACACTGGGAATTATAATGAGCTGGTGGACATATATGCTTTTGGGATGTGCATGCTTGAGCTGGTGACTTGTGAATATCCTTATAGTGAATGTCAAGGCATTGGCCATATATTCAAGAACGTTTCACAA GGTAAAAAACCAGCTGCTCTGTACAAGGTTAAAGATGTCGAAGTAAGATCCTTCATAGAGAACTGTTTAGCTCCAGTGGATGAAAGACTCTCTGCGAGTGAACTCCTTAAGAGTTCTTTCCTCCAGAAAGATAATTCTCCAGTTTCAGTCTCCCTGGTTGAGATCGAGAATGTGACTAGAGATGGTGATCAGTGTGACAGTTTTGTGTTTCAGAAGGGTGAATTCCTGCTGAGAGGAAATATGGAAGTTACCAACCCTGTCAATCTGTTGCTAAGATTTCCTGATCCACACG GTGGTTTCAGTGTTGGAGAGTTCCCATTGGATGTGGCTAAGGATACAGGCCTCTCTGTTGCCACGGAAATGGCTGAGCAGGTTCAGCTACCACAAGGGAGCATAGAGATCATTGCAGAGTTGATTGGTGCTTTCCTGCTCGTCCTGATTCGTTATTGGAAATCTTGTGTTACCACGCCATGA